In the Mesoplodon densirostris isolate mMesDen1 chromosome 11, mMesDen1 primary haplotype, whole genome shotgun sequence genome, GGGAGGTGCGCGCCGTGTACCAGGACCTGCAGCCCGTAGGCTCGGGCGCCTATGGCGCCGTGTGGTGAGCACAGGCCGGGCGGGGTGGCCGGGGGCGGGGTGGCCCGGGCCTCCCGCTAAGCGGTGCGCCCCGCAGCTCGGCGGTGGACAGCCGCACGGGCGCCAAGGTGGCCATAAAGAAGCTGTACCGGCCCTTCCAGTCCGAGCTGTTCGCCAAGCGCGCCTACCGCGAGCTGCGCCTGCTCAAGCACATGCGCCATGAGAACGTGAGTCGCGCagcccccagctccaggcacgGCGTCCATCATCTCACCTCTGCTCATCTCCCTTCTCCCCCCAAATCCTGCCCCGAAGACCCGGTCCCTCCTACCCAGCCCTTGGGCTGCTCCCCTGGGTGGCGGGGCGGGCGGAAGCGAGGGGTCAGGCAGTGTCCCCGGGGGGGGGGTCACAGTGGTGAGGGCTGAGCCCCGCTTCGTCCTAAGAGAGCTGCTTCCCCGGGGTCTAGTCCGCTCCGCCTGGGCCAATCCCGGGAAGGACTTAGCTCTTTGGCTTCTTGCTGGAGCCCCATCTGGCTCCTCGGTCCAGGGTCTGGTCGGGGGACGGCCACTCGCCCAGGCCGAGGGGATCCTCCAGGTCTCACTCCAAACCCTGCCTCCAGCCAGGAGCCCCGAGGTGAGAGGGGACTTAAGGTGGGAGGAGCGGTTTTCCTGGAAGGGGCACTTAGCCTCTCCCGGGCATCCCCCTCCCGCCCCACCCGgcgcccctcctccagcccctctcctgacCCCACTccgcctccctcctccagcccctctcctgacCCCACTCTGTCTCCTGAGCCTCAGCAGCCCCTCAGCAGCCGGGTGCCGCCGCCTCCCTCCAGCGCTGCATTTCATAAACCCCTTTTCCTAGAGGAGGCAGGCTCTGAGAGGCTGACGTCCCAGTCCTGCCCCTTCTgcgccccctgcccccagtctAGGCCGCCCTCTGCGCTGCAGAGGCCCAGAAGTCTCCACCAGCCTGGTGGACCCCCATTTACCTTCCGGGATTCTTGCTGAAACCTCCCGATGCCCGGGCCTCACCTGCCTCCAGGCCCCTCTCTGGATGTCCCACTGTTCTCTCCTCCCGCCGCCCATGTCTCTGGCCGTGGTGGCTGCGTTGGTCATCTAGCTGTTCCTCCACCTCGTGTCCACTCTCACCTCACTCCGGTTTGTCCCCGAATGGCAGCCAGGGGACACATTCAGCATCACACCTATTTAAACTCTTCCGCTGAGATTCCTAGGATCAAAGCAAGCCTTCACTTGGTGTTGAGGGCGTGCTTGGGTTTTCTTCGGCTTCTCTTGGGCTGTTTCCTGGCCTGGTCCTCGGCCACCTGGCCTCTCTCCCCGTATTCCTCAAGCGCTCCAAGCGTTCTGCCTCCTGCCCGGACACCATTCGCATGGCCTCTGCCAGGTGTCCCCCTGCCAGCACATCCACCTGTCTCTCCAGCCACTCTGATGTGCAGGCCTCCTGGGGTCCCTGGAGGCCCTGTCACCAGAAGCCCCAGGTGCCAGTTGTCCCATTCCCTGTCTGCTGTCCAGCACCCCCGACCAGAGGGCTGCGGGGTGGGGTCTGGCTGCCGGTGTGCTCACAGTGCTGCCTGCCTGGGCCTCTCTGGCGGAGGCACGGTCCCTGGAAGGGCCTGCTAGATACTGGCTGTCCCCACACTGTTCCTGGGTCTTCACTGGGGATAGGAAGAGTGGGAGGAAAGGCCAAGGGTCTGGAGCTCCTTGGATGGCTGGGAGCTGACCTAGACTtggggctgcccctcccccaaaggaTCCCGGCTGTCACCATCCAAAAATAGTCCTTGTTTATGGGCATGTGTGCCAGGACAGGGTTGAGCTGccagtgggcagagctgggccctGTGGGCAGTGGTGGGGGAGACCAGGACAGCTGCAGGGGCCTTTCCTGCCTAGAGCAGGGTGTGCCCTCAgctgtgtctgtgtccccagcccACCTGGTCCTCTGGCCTCCTCCCCAGGTAATTGGGCTGCTGGATGTGTTCACACCCAATGAGACCCTGGATGATTTCACAGACTTGTGAGTGCCGGCCTGGGGCTGGCCGGGCAGAGCAGGTGGTGTTGGGTGGCTCTTGGGTGTCCACTTCAGGTCTGGGGCTGGCAGGTGGGCCGCTTGAGGCAGGCCTTGCTTTGCAGCCTGGCTGGGGGGTCACGGGCACACTGCCCACCCGCTCACCACACCACAGCCCACCCCCTGCCACACGCTCCAGGGACCCACGGTGCTGGTACCACTGCGTGGATCTGGGCCTCCTCCTCCAGTGCCGGAGGTGTGAGCCTTGTACCTTAGGGTTTGTTAGTGGGTCCCGTGCTCTGGAACCCTGGCGCTAAGGGTGTGGCCTGTAACTGCAGCTGCTGACCTTTGCTGGCGGGCAGGGGGGACCCAGTGCTGCCCTGCGCCTGCCCGGGTGGCCACCCCTGGCCTCACACTGCTGTTGGCCAAGAGCCAGGGGCCTGGCCCAGGAAGGGGGGGTGCAGGACAGGCTCCTCGTTGCCTGGCCTGGCAGAGGTCAAGGGCTCATGCAGGCAGGGTGTCTTGGCAGGGTGCTAAGCacctctccctgtgtctctgtccATCTGCCCAGCCTGCCCCTCTGACCCAGATGTCCTGCTATCACACCCCTGCCCGCAGGCACTTCCCTCCTTTCTCACGCCCCCTCTGCTGCCCACGAGCCTTGGTCTCCCAGCCCCTAGGCCACCCTAAAGGAGTCCCCAAAGCGCAGTCCCGACCTGCCTGGCATCGCAGGGCCCGGTGGGTGGTAGGAGGGTAGAGCCCAGTGCAGTgctgtggggggtggggactGGGTGCTGCAGGGTGACAGGCTCTTCCAGGGCCTGAGCCCAGGCCCACGGGCGTGACCCCTGCTGTCCGGCCCCTCCCTGACCCCGCAGTTACCTGGTGATGCCGTTCATGGGCACCGACCTGGGGAAGCTCATGAAGCACGAGAAGCTGAGTGAGGACCGAATCCAGTTCCTCGTCTACCAGATGCTCAAGGGGCTGAAGGTGGGGACATGGGGGTGCCGCCAGAGTGGGTGGGGTCCCCCTAGGTGGGGCCGGGGCTCTGATGTTCCTGCGAACTGACTGCTGCTGACCCCTCTGTGTCCCCACAGTACATCCATGCTGCTGGCGTCATCCACAGGGTGAGTCCTGGCCAAGGTGGACGCTTCCCCTGGCTGTGGGCGCGCGAGGGCTCCACCTTTGGAGCTTCCTGTCTCACCCGCGAGGGGGCACCCTGCCTGCACACAGCCTGGGGACTGTGCACCTCCACCCTTCCTGGAAGGGCTGCAGGGTGGCCCAGCCTAGCCCGACGCTCCCACATTCAGTTGCTGCCCGGGCCCTTGCCCTTGcgctctggtgggtggggctgcacAGCCACCTTTCTTCTGCCCCCAGGACCTGAAGCCCAGCAACCTGGCCGTGAACGAGGACTGTGAGCTCAAGGTGTGTGTTGTGTTGGCTCGGGGTCTCCCCCGCACCTGTCCATCTGCCCACCAGCCCCTTGGCCCTCAGGCCTGGAGGTGGACTGGCCCAGGCCCAGGCGGAGGGACAGACCACAGCCATCCAGGCAGTGGCCGAGCAGCTGATGGGCAGATGGGCCCTGGGGAGGCACTGGGTGCGGTGGCACAGGGCACACTCCCATAGCTGCTTGAGGGGAAGGGCAGGTGGTGTCCCCAGCTCCCCGTGCCCGAGCCAGGGCAGGGCTGAGCAGGCCTTCCCAAAAGCGCTGGCTAGGGCTGGCGATTCGCAGGGAGTGGAAGTCCAGGGGAAGGAGACCCCCCGAGGGTGCCTGTTCTAAGGGTCGGGGGCAGGCACAGTCGGTTGCGCTGGGTGCACTGGCTGTGGGGAGGAAACCGCAGGGAGGCTGGGGGATACCTGGCTGCGACCTCGGGCCCCAGAGGGTTGGCAGGAGGCCCCGGTGTGCCCAGTCCCCTTGGGGTCTTCTGGACCACGGCTGGCCCACCCACTCCCCAGGGACCGCTTGGCCCCACTTTCTGATTCTGGCTATAGATCCTGGACTTCGGCCTGGCCCGGCAGGCAGATAGCGAGATGACTGGATACGTGGTGACCCGGTGGTACCGGGCGCCTGAGGTCATCTTGAATTGGATGCACTACACACAGACGGGTGAGGGGCTGCCCGGAGACGTGGCACCAGCTTCCTAGGCCGCCCCTGCCCGGGCTGCTCTGCGGGGAGGCTGCTGAGCTGGGCCGGGGCTGGGCAGGGCGTGGTCGGCTAGATGCCTCCTGGGCCCATGCCCTCCTCCACCGCCCCCACTCCTGCGTCTGTGtgtgcccccctccccagcccacagaGCCCTGATAGAGGGGCTTCTGTCTCAGTGGACATCTGGTCAGTGGGCTGCATCATGGCTGAGATGATCACAGGGAAGACGCTCTTCAAAGGCAGTGACCGTATCCTACACCTGGAGCTGGGTGCGGGGGAGGCTTACCCTACACCTGCGGGGAGCAGGCCAGGCACACGGCCCAGGCTGGGTGGGCCGTGTGGGTGGGTGAGCTCTGCCCTCTGGCCCCGCACTGTGCTCCTGACCTCAGCCAAGACCTGGACCAGCTGAAGGAGATCATGAAGGTGACGGGGACGCCTCCCGCCGAGTTTGTGCAGAGGCTGCAGAGTGCCGAGGTCACTTGGGGGCCGGGAGTGAGCTGGAGGCCTGGGTCTGGGCCTGGGGGCTGGCGCCTCACCCTTTCTTCCCACACAGGCTCAGAACTACATGAAGGGCCTCCCCGAGCTAGAGAAAAAGGATTTTGCCGCCATCCTGACCAACGCGAGCCCTCTGGGTAGGGTGGGACTGCGGTGGGCACGGGGTCAGTGACGTGGGTACTGGGGCCTGGGACCCTCCCCTCGGCCTGCCTGATCCACCCTTCCCCCAGCCGTGAACCTCCTGGAGAAGATGCTGGTGCTGGATGCGGAGCGGCGGGTGACGGCGGCCAAGGCGCTGACCCACCCCTACTTCGAGTCGCTGCACGACACGGAGGATGAGCCCAAAGCCCAAAAGTACGATGAATCCTT is a window encoding:
- the MAPK12 gene encoding mitogen-activated protein kinase 12 isoform X2 — encoded protein: MSSPPPARKGFYRQEVTKTAWEVRAVYQDLQPVGSGAYGAVCSAVDSRTGAKVAIKKLYRPFQSELFAKRAYRELRLLKHMRHENVIGLLDVFTPNETLDDFTDFYLVMPFMGTDLGKLMKHEKLSEDRIQFLVYQMLKGLKDLKPSNLAVNEDCELKILDFGLARQADSEMTGYVVTRWYRAPEVILNWMHYTQTVDIWSVGCIMAEMITGKTLFKGSDHLDQLKEIMKVTGTPPAEFVQRLQSAEAQNYMKGLPELEKKDFAAILTNASPLAVNLLEKMLVLDAERRVTAAKALTHPYFESLHDTEDEPKAQKYDESFDDVDRTLEEWKRVTYREVLSFKPPRQLGAKVSKETAL
- the MAPK12 gene encoding mitogen-activated protein kinase 12 isoform X1, with the translated sequence MSSPPPARKGFYRQEVTKTAWEVRAVYQDLQPVGSGAYGAVCSAVDSRTGAKVAIKKLYRPFQSELFAKRAYRELRLLKHMRHENVIGLLDVFTPNETLDDFTDFYLVMPFMGTDLGKLMKHEKLSEDRIQFLVYQMLKGLKYIHAAGVIHRDLKPSNLAVNEDCELKILDFGLARQADSEMTGYVVTRWYRAPEVILNWMHYTQTVDIWSVGCIMAEMITGKTLFKGSDHLDQLKEIMKVTGTPPAEFVQRLQSAEAQNYMKGLPELEKKDFAAILTNASPLAVNLLEKMLVLDAERRVTAAKALTHPYFESLHDTEDEPKAQKYDESFDDVDRTLEEWKRVTYREVLSFKPPRQLGAKVSKETAL
- the MAPK12 gene encoding mitogen-activated protein kinase 12 isoform X4 → MSSPPPARKGFYRQEVTKTAWEVRAVYQDLQPVGSGAYGAVCSAVDSRTGAKVAIKKLYRPFQSELFAKRAYRELRLLKHMRHENVIGLLDVFTPNETLDDFTDFYLVMPFMGTDLGKLMKHEKLSEDRIQFLVYQMLKGLKYIHAAGVIHRDLKPSNLAVNEDCELKILDFGLARQADSEMTGYVVTRWYRAPEVILNWMHYTQTAHRALIEGLLSQWTSGQWAASWLR
- the MAPK12 gene encoding mitogen-activated protein kinase 12 isoform X6, with translation MRHENVIGLLDVFTPNETLDDFTDFYLVMPFMGTDLGKLMKHEKLSEDRIQFLVYQMLKGLKYIHAAGVIHRDLKPSNLAVNEDCELKILDFGLARQADSEMTGYVVTRWYRAPEVILNWMHYTQTVDIWSVGCIMAEMITGKTLFKGSDHLDQLKEIMKVTGTPPAEFVQRLQSAEAQNYMKGLPELEKKDFAAILTNASPLAVNLLEKMLVLDAERRVTAAKALTHPYFESLHDTEDEPKAQKYDESFDDVDRTLEEWKRVTYREVLSFKPPRQLGAKVSKETAL
- the MAPK12 gene encoding mitogen-activated protein kinase 12 isoform X3; its protein translation is MRTYLVMPFMGTDLGKLMKHEKLSEDRIQFLVYQMLKGLKYIHAAGVIHRDLKPSNLAVNEDCELKILDFGLARQADSEMTGYVVTRWYRAPEVILNWMHYTQTVDIWSVGCIMAEMITGKTLFKGSDHLDQLKEIMKVTGTPPAEFVQRLQSAEAQNYMKGLPELEKKDFAAILTNASPLAVNLLEKMLVLDAERRVTAAKALTHPYFESLHDTEDEPKAQKYDESFDDVDRTLEEWKRVTYREVLSFKPPRQLGAKVSKETAL
- the MAPK12 gene encoding mitogen-activated protein kinase 12 isoform X5, whose protein sequence is MPFMGTDLGKLMKHEKLSEDRIQFLVYQMLKGLKYIHAAGVIHRDLKPSNLAVNEDCELKILDFGLARQADSEMTGYVVTRWYRAPEVILNWMHYTQTVDIWSVGCIMAEMITGKTLFKGSDHLDQLKEIMKVTGTPPAEFVQRLQSAEAQNYMKGLPELEKKDFAAILTNASPLAVNLLEKMLVLDAERRVTAAKALTHPYFESLHDTEDEPKAQKYDESFDDVDRTLEEWKRVTYREVLSFKPPRQLGAKVSKETAL